The following coding sequences are from one Gossypium raimondii isolate GPD5lz chromosome 4, ASM2569854v1, whole genome shotgun sequence window:
- the LOC105779148 gene encoding LOW QUALITY PROTEIN: transcription factor bHLH25 (The sequence of the model RefSeq protein was modified relative to this genomic sequence to represent the inferred CDS: substituted 1 base at 1 genomic stop codon) translates to MDRATVLGDAVKYIKQLQEKVKTPEEQARQKPMEYVACVKKHQLLIDSNGDFSSWDEHFSAPFDEPLPEIEARCCDQSVLISIHCEKKKGFLEKIISGIXKCHLTVINSNAMTFGSCALHITIVAQMDMEFCMTIKELVKKLRLAFIFLV, encoded by the exons ATGGATAGGGCAACAGTGCTTGGAGATGCTGTCAAGTACATCAAGCAACTGCAAGAGAAAGTGAAGACACCTGAAGAGCAGGCCAGGCAGAAACCAATGGAATATGTGGCTTGTGTGAAGAAACACCAACTCTTGATTGACAGTAATGGTGATTTTTCAAGCTGGGATGAACATTTCAGTGCCCCATTTGATGAGCCATTACCAGAAATTGAAGCAAGGTGTTGTGACCAAAGTGTTCTCATAAGCATTCACtgtgagaaaaagaaagggttTCTCGAGAAAATCATTTCTGGAATATAGAAATGTCACCTAACAGTCATCAACAGCAATGCAATGACATTTGGGAGTTGTGCTCTTCATATAACCATTGTTGCTCAG ATGGACATGGAATTCTGCATGACAATAAAGGAGCTTGTGAAGAAACTACGTTTAGCTTTTATATTTCTAGTGTGA
- the LOC105778845 gene encoding transcription factor bHLH25 codes for MEIPPIGELPEMGLLENPNIFNQWCIDELSVLPVPVPVSASFGDNSQHYEASSSRPATIDKPQKQLKITNCCKSGKTHISTDIQSSFSPHTLPFSSSNYNPFGNQNFLVKGYHDTNNRISQSKDHIMAERKRREKLSEKFIALSALVPGLKKMDKATVLGDAIKYMKQLQEKVKTLEEQARQKSIESVVFVKKYQLLGDINAQFSSWDEISSAPFDEPLPEIEARFCDQSVLISIHCEKRKGFPEKIISAIEKFNLTVINSNVMTFGSCALHITIVAQMDMEFCMTIKELVKNLHSAFIFLV; via the exons ATGGAGATTCCACCAATTGGAGAGTTACCTGAAATG GGTTTATTGGAGAATCCTAACATATTCAATCAATGGTGTATTGATGAACTCAGCGTCCTCCCAGTTCCAGTTCCAGTATCAGCTTCTTTTGGAGACAATTCGCAGCACTATGAAGCTTCATCTTCTAGACCTGCTACCATTGATAAACCTCAAAAACAGCTTAAAATCACCAATTGCTGCAAGTCAGGCAAAACCCATATTTCAACTGATATTCAATCTTCTTTTTCACCACACACTCTCCCTTTTTCCAGTTCCAATTATAACCCTTTTGGTAACcaaaattttttggttaaaggTTACCATGACACTAACAATAGAATTTCTCAATCAAAAGATCATATCATGGCTGAAAGGAAACGAAGAGAAAAGCTCAGTGAGAAGTTCATAGCTTTATCTGCTTTAGTTCCTGGCTTAAagaag ATGGATAAGGCAACAGTGCTTGGAGATGCTATAAAGTATATGAAACAATTGCAAGAGAAAGTGAAGACACTTGAAGAGCAGGCCAGGCAGAAATCAATTGAATCTGTGGTTTTTGTGAAGAAATACCAGCTCTTGGGTGACATTAATGCTCAATTTTCAAGCTGGGATGAAATTTCCAGTGCCCCATTTGATGAGCCATTACCAGAAATCGAAGCAAGGTTTTGTGACCAAAGTGTTCTCATAAGTATTCACTGTGAGAAAAGGAAAGGGTTTCCTGAGAAAATCATTTCTGCAATCGAGAAATTTAACCTAACAGTCATCAACAGCAATGTAATGACATTTGGGAGTTGTGCTCTTCATATCACCATTGTTGCTCAG ATGGATATGGAATTCTGCATGACAATAAAGGAGCTTGTGAAGAACCTACATTCAGCTTTTATATTTCTAGTGTGA